The following are encoded in a window of Mycolicibacterium tusciae JS617 genomic DNA:
- a CDS encoding valine--tRNA ligase encodes MTDSSRPGLDALPKSWDPGAVESDLYEGWVNAGYFKADASSEKPPYSIVLPPPNVTGSLHMGHALDHTLMDALTRRKRMQGFEVLWLPGMDHAGIATQSVVEKQLAVDGKTKEDFGRELFIDKVWDWKHDSGGTIAGQMRRLGDGVDWSRDRFTMDDGLSRAVRTIFKRLFDAGLIYRAERLVNWSPVLQTAVSDLEVKYDDVEGELVSLRYGSLSDDEPHIVVATTRVETMLGDTAIAVHPDDERYRDLVGKTLPHPFVDREMIIVADAHVDPEFGTGAVKVTPAHDPNDFEIGMRHQLPMPTIMDTKGRIADTGTEFDGLDRFDARVKVREALAEQGRIVAEKRPYLHSVGHSERSGEPIEPRLSLQWWVKVESLAAAAGDAVREHRTVIHPPSLEPRWFAWVDNMHDWCISRQLWWGHRIPIWHGPDGDMMCVGPDETPPAGWEQDPDVLDTWFSSALWPFSTMGWPEHTQELEKFYPTTVLVTGYDILFFWVARMMMFGTFVADDPAIMSEGRRGPQVPFENVFLHGLIRDEFGRKMSKSRGNGIDPLDWVDKFGADALRFTLARGASPGGDLSIGEDHARASRNFATKLFNATRFALMNGAAPAALPDIGQLTDADRWILGRLEEVRAEVDSALDSYEFSRACESLYHFAWDEFCDWYVELAKVQLAAGSQHTTAVLASVLDSLLKLLHPVMPFVTEVLWKTLTGGESLVIADWPQPSGYAVDSVATQRITDMQKLITEIRRFRSDQGLNDRQRVPARLSDVAKAGLEAQLPAVAALAWLTAAEDGFTPSAAVEVRLSQATVVVELDTSSTVDVAAERRRLEKDLAAAQKELSGTEGKLGNDAFLAKAPADVVDKIRNRQQVAREEVDRITARLAGLT; translated from the coding sequence GTGACCGACAGCTCCCGCCCCGGCCTTGACGCGCTGCCCAAATCCTGGGATCCCGGCGCGGTCGAGAGTGACCTCTACGAGGGCTGGGTCAATGCCGGCTACTTCAAGGCGGACGCCTCCAGCGAGAAGCCCCCGTACTCGATCGTGCTGCCGCCTCCGAATGTGACCGGCAGTCTGCACATGGGACACGCGCTCGATCACACGTTGATGGACGCGCTGACGCGGCGCAAGCGCATGCAGGGCTTCGAGGTGTTGTGGCTTCCTGGCATGGACCACGCCGGCATCGCCACCCAGAGCGTGGTCGAAAAGCAGCTCGCCGTCGACGGCAAGACCAAGGAAGACTTCGGTCGCGAACTGTTCATCGACAAGGTGTGGGACTGGAAGCATGACTCCGGCGGCACCATCGCGGGCCAGATGCGGCGGCTCGGCGACGGCGTCGACTGGAGCCGCGACCGGTTCACCATGGACGACGGCCTGTCTCGTGCGGTACGCACCATCTTCAAGAGGCTGTTCGACGCCGGGTTGATCTACCGCGCTGAGCGGCTGGTGAACTGGTCGCCCGTCCTTCAGACCGCGGTGTCGGACCTGGAGGTCAAGTATGACGACGTCGAAGGTGAGTTGGTGTCGTTGCGCTACGGCTCGCTGAGCGACGACGAGCCGCACATTGTGGTGGCCACCACCCGGGTCGAGACGATGCTGGGCGACACGGCGATCGCGGTGCACCCCGACGACGAGCGCTATCGTGATCTGGTCGGCAAGACCCTGCCGCACCCGTTCGTCGACCGCGAGATGATCATCGTCGCCGATGCACACGTCGACCCCGAGTTCGGTACGGGCGCAGTCAAAGTCACCCCGGCCCACGATCCGAACGACTTCGAGATCGGCATGCGTCATCAGTTGCCGATGCCGACGATCATGGACACCAAGGGCCGGATCGCCGACACCGGAACAGAATTCGACGGTTTGGACCGCTTCGATGCGCGCGTCAAGGTACGCGAAGCGCTGGCGGAACAAGGTCGCATCGTCGCCGAGAAACGGCCGTACCTGCACAGCGTCGGACATTCCGAGCGCAGCGGCGAGCCCATCGAACCGCGGTTGTCGTTGCAGTGGTGGGTCAAGGTCGAATCGTTGGCGGCGGCTGCGGGCGACGCCGTGCGCGAGCACCGGACCGTGATTCACCCGCCGAGCCTTGAGCCGCGCTGGTTCGCCTGGGTCGACAACATGCACGACTGGTGCATCTCACGTCAGCTGTGGTGGGGCCATCGAATCCCGATATGGCACGGACCCGACGGCGACATGATGTGCGTCGGCCCCGACGAAACTCCGCCGGCCGGCTGGGAGCAGGACCCCGACGTCCTGGACACCTGGTTCTCCTCGGCGTTGTGGCCGTTTTCCACCATGGGCTGGCCCGAGCACACGCAAGAGCTGGAGAAGTTCTACCCCACAACAGTTCTGGTCACCGGCTACGACATCCTGTTCTTCTGGGTGGCGCGGATGATGATGTTCGGCACCTTCGTCGCCGACGACCCGGCCATCATGAGCGAGGGACGGCGCGGGCCACAGGTGCCGTTCGAGAACGTCTTCCTGCACGGACTGATCCGCGACGAGTTCGGCCGCAAGATGAGCAAGTCGCGCGGCAACGGCATCGATCCCCTCGACTGGGTGGACAAGTTCGGTGCCGATGCGCTGCGGTTCACCCTGGCCCGCGGCGCGAGCCCCGGCGGCGACCTGTCCATCGGTGAGGACCACGCTCGCGCCTCGCGCAACTTCGCCACCAAGCTGTTCAACGCCACCCGTTTCGCGTTGATGAACGGCGCCGCGCCCGCGGCATTGCCCGATATCGGCCAGCTGACCGACGCCGATCGGTGGATTCTCGGGCGACTGGAAGAGGTTCGCGCCGAGGTGGATTCGGCGTTGGACAGCTACGAGTTCAGCCGGGCGTGCGAGTCGCTGTACCACTTCGCCTGGGACGAGTTCTGCGACTGGTACGTCGAGCTGGCAAAGGTGCAGCTCGCTGCCGGATCCCAGCACACCACCGCCGTACTCGCCTCGGTGCTCGACTCGCTGCTCAAGCTGCTGCACCCGGTCATGCCGTTCGTCACCGAGGTGCTGTGGAAAACGTTGACCGGCGGCGAGTCGCTGGTCATCGCCGACTGGCCGCAGCCGTCCGGATATGCGGTCGATTCGGTTGCGACACAGCGGATCACCGATATGCAGAAGCTGATCACCGAGATCCGCCGCTTCCGCAGCGATCAGGGTCTGAACGACCGGCAGCGGGTCCCCGCGCGGCTGTCCGACGTGGCGAAGGCAGGTCTGGAGGCGCAGCTTCCCGCCGTCGCGGCCTTGGCCTGGTTGACGGCGGCGGAGGACGGCTTCACCCCGTCGGCCGCGGTCGAGGTGAGGTTGTCACAAGCCACGGTCGTGGTGGAGTTGGACACGTCGTCCACCGTCGATGTCGCTGCTGAACGGCGCAGACTGGAAAAGGATCTGGCCGCCGCGCAAAAGGAATTGTCGGGTACCGAGGGCAAGCTCGGCAACGATGCGTTTCTGGCCAAGGCGCCCGCCGACGTGGTCGACAAGATCCGCAATCGCCAGCAGGTGGCTCGCGAAGAGGTTGACCGGATCACGGCCCGCCTTGCCGGGTTGACATGA
- a CDS encoding DUF937 domain-containing protein, producing MAGLDDLYAQIPVQDIASRIGADEGEVNNAIRTLVPALVGGLAENVQADQIDSSDLESAVAQQGASGLLDGGVSVDQVDEKQGDQFVAKIFGGNDSGAVASALAGKGAGGGDLIKQLLPILAPIVLAYIGKQLTKGSAPAEPAAAPGGGGGLGDILGGILGGAGGGAGAGGGGDNPLGSILGSVLGGGSGGGQNNPIGEILGGLLGGKK from the coding sequence ATGGCTGGTCTCGACGATCTCTACGCACAAATACCGGTACAGGACATCGCCTCCAGGATCGGTGCCGATGAAGGCGAAGTGAACAACGCGATTCGGACGCTGGTGCCCGCGTTGGTCGGGGGTCTGGCCGAGAACGTCCAGGCCGACCAGATCGACTCGAGCGACCTCGAGTCCGCCGTTGCCCAGCAGGGTGCGAGCGGTCTGCTCGACGGCGGCGTCAGCGTCGATCAGGTGGACGAGAAACAAGGCGACCAATTCGTTGCGAAGATCTTCGGCGGCAACGACAGCGGTGCGGTTGCCTCAGCGCTGGCGGGCAAGGGCGCCGGCGGCGGCGACCTGATCAAACAACTGCTGCCGATTCTGGCGCCCATCGTGCTGGCCTACATCGGCAAACAACTGACCAAGGGCTCGGCGCCGGCCGAGCCTGCGGCGGCGCCGGGCGGTGGCGGGGGCCTCGGTGACATCCTCGGCGGCATCTTGGGCGGTGCCGGTGGCGGTGCTGGTGCTGGTGGCGGTGGCGACAACCCGCTCGGCAGCATCCTGGGCAGCGTCCTTGGCGGTGGCAGTGGCGGCGGCCAGAACAACCCGATCGGAGAGATCCTCGGCGGCCTGCTCGGAGGCAAGAAATAG
- a CDS encoding saccharopine dehydrogenase family protein — protein MSTPEPPGRRHSTEREFDIVLYGASGFVGKLTAAYLAKNAGDARIALAGRSQEKLITVREALGVEAQSWPIVIADASDPPTLNAMAARTQVVVTTVGPYARYGLPLVAACAAAGTDYADLTGETLFIRESIDLYHEQAVDTGARIVHSCGFDSVPSDLTVFALYRRAQEDQAGELTDTNLVVRAMSGGLSGGTIASGIDVFSTVSRDAEARRAMNDPYTLTPDRAGEPELGGQPDIRWRRGSDVAEALDGYWLGPFVMAGPNSRIVRRSNALLGYAYGRRLEYGELASMGRSLVAPIAAALATGANTATMALGSRFFHRIPRRLVDRIAPKPGTGPSERMRDNGHYTVETFTTTTTGARYRARLSQRGDYGYKATSVLLGECGLALAFDRDRLSDLRGVLTPAAAMGDVLLDRLPAAEVSLETTRLA, from the coding sequence ATGAGCACACCGGAGCCGCCCGGCCGACGACATTCAACCGAGCGTGAGTTCGACATCGTCCTGTACGGAGCAAGCGGCTTCGTCGGGAAGCTGACCGCCGCGTACCTGGCGAAAAACGCCGGTGATGCCCGCATCGCGCTGGCGGGCAGATCGCAGGAGAAGCTGATCACGGTCCGGGAGGCACTCGGGGTCGAGGCTCAGTCCTGGCCGATCGTCATCGCGGATGCCTCTGACCCGCCGACGCTCAACGCGATGGCAGCCAGGACGCAGGTAGTGGTCACCACTGTCGGGCCGTATGCACGATACGGTCTTCCTCTCGTGGCGGCCTGCGCCGCCGCGGGCACCGACTACGCGGACCTGACCGGGGAGACCTTGTTCATCCGCGAGAGCATCGACCTGTACCACGAGCAGGCCGTGGATACAGGTGCCCGAATCGTGCACTCTTGCGGATTCGATTCGGTCCCTTCGGATCTCACCGTGTTTGCGCTATATCGGCGGGCTCAGGAGGATCAGGCGGGTGAGTTGACCGACACCAACCTGGTCGTACGCGCGATGTCCGGGGGACTTTCGGGAGGCACCATTGCGTCGGGTATCGACGTCTTCAGCACTGTCTCGCGCGATGCCGAGGCCAGGCGGGCGATGAACGATCCCTACACCTTGACGCCCGACCGAGCAGGGGAGCCCGAACTCGGCGGGCAGCCCGATATTCGGTGGCGCCGTGGCAGCGACGTTGCCGAGGCACTCGACGGATATTGGCTTGGGCCGTTTGTGATGGCGGGCCCGAACTCACGAATTGTCAGGCGCAGCAATGCATTGCTGGGCTATGCATACGGCAGGCGGCTTGAGTACGGTGAGTTGGCGAGCATGGGCCGCTCCTTGGTGGCACCGATAGCGGCGGCGTTGGCCACCGGCGCAAATACCGCGACGATGGCGCTGGGGAGCCGTTTCTTCCACCGCATTCCTCGCCGCCTCGTCGACCGTATCGCGCCCAAGCCGGGCACCGGCCCCAGTGAGCGCATGCGTGACAACGGTCACTACACGGTCGAGACTTTCACCACCACCACGACGGGCGCCCGCTACCGGGCACGGCTGTCCCAGCGTGGCGACTACGGGTACAAGGCCACGTCGGTGTTGCTCGGCGAGTGCGGTCTGGCGCTGGCGTTCGACCGTGACCGGCTCTCGGATCTGCGTGGTGTCCTCACCCCCGCGGCGGCCATGGGCGATGTGTTGCTGGACCGACTGCCCGCCGCCGAAGTGTCATTGGAGACAACGCGACTAGCCTGA
- a CDS encoding alpha/beta fold hydrolase → MDMTEPTPFGDLDAYLALARVSGLAVSPDGTRVVTTVAELNDKRTEFVTAVWEVDPAGAQPARRLTRGAKGESSPVFTAGGDVLFVASRPDGDDDKAPAALWRLPAAGGEAFAALALPGGVEKVGTACDADVVVVGGPMMPSARSIDDDRRLRDLRKDNKVTAILHTGYPVRHWDKDLGPGEPHLFSTGLDGGAPRNLTESPGSALWDADFDVSPDGRFVVTSWQQPAAGASKHVVLVRIDTESGEWTVIADDPGADLWSPAIAPDGSAVAYARESYSTPEVAPRITLCCLRFGHSPVDVALDWDRWPTSVTWSRDGSALIVTADQDGRGPIFSIDPDGGSVTQLTDDDYAYTNVGAAPGGVLYALRSSYAAPPHPVRIDPDGAVTELPCVDPPLLPGALTEVEATATDGTRVRSWLVLPDGDTPAPLLLWIHGGPLGSWNVWSWRWNPWLLAARGYALLLPDPGLSTGYGQEFIQRGWGAWGSAPYDDLMAATDAACAHPRVDADRTAAMGGSFGGYMANWVAGHTDRFDAIVTHASLWALDQFGVTTDASYYWMREMTPEMAAANSPHNHVGEIATPMLVIHGDKDYRVPIGEALRLWFQLLTESRLPAANDGTSPHQFLFFPSENHWVLSPQHAKVWYQVVTAFLSRHVLGEDIELPEVLG, encoded by the coding sequence ATGGACATGACCGAGCCGACGCCGTTTGGCGACCTCGATGCCTATCTCGCGCTTGCACGTGTTTCCGGGCTTGCGGTGTCGCCGGACGGAACCCGCGTGGTGACCACCGTCGCGGAACTGAATGACAAGCGCACCGAGTTCGTCACCGCTGTGTGGGAGGTGGACCCCGCAGGCGCGCAACCGGCGCGGCGGTTGACCCGAGGCGCCAAGGGCGAGTCGTCGCCGGTGTTCACCGCGGGCGGGGACGTGCTGTTCGTCGCGAGCCGGCCGGACGGAGACGACGACAAGGCGCCCGCGGCGCTGTGGCGATTGCCCGCGGCAGGCGGCGAGGCTTTCGCGGCGCTCGCACTGCCGGGCGGAGTCGAGAAGGTGGGCACCGCATGCGACGCCGACGTCGTCGTGGTGGGTGGGCCGATGATGCCGTCGGCTCGCAGCATCGACGACGATCGCCGCCTACGGGATCTGCGTAAGGACAACAAGGTCACCGCGATACTGCACACCGGGTACCCGGTCCGGCACTGGGACAAGGATCTCGGACCCGGCGAGCCGCATCTCTTCAGCACGGGTCTCGACGGCGGTGCACCGCGCAACCTCACTGAGTCACCGGGAAGTGCGTTGTGGGACGCGGACTTCGACGTCAGTCCCGACGGCCGCTTCGTGGTCACCAGCTGGCAGCAGCCGGCCGCAGGCGCATCCAAGCATGTCGTGCTCGTGCGCATCGACACCGAAAGCGGCGAATGGACCGTGATCGCCGACGATCCCGGCGCCGACCTGTGGAGCCCGGCGATCGCACCGGACGGCTCAGCGGTGGCCTATGCTCGCGAGTCGTACTCGACACCTGAGGTGGCGCCACGAATCACATTGTGCTGCTTGCGCTTCGGGCATTCGCCGGTCGACGTGGCACTGGACTGGGATCGCTGGCCGACGTCGGTGACGTGGTCGCGTGACGGTTCGGCGCTGATCGTCACCGCTGACCAGGACGGTCGAGGCCCGATCTTCTCGATCGATCCGGATGGCGGCTCCGTCACGCAACTGACGGATGACGATTACGCCTACACCAATGTCGGCGCCGCGCCCGGTGGTGTGCTGTACGCGCTGCGCAGTTCCTACGCCGCGCCACCGCATCCGGTGCGCATCGATCCTGATGGCGCAGTCACCGAGTTGCCCTGCGTGGATCCGCCACTCCTGCCCGGCGCGCTCACCGAGGTCGAGGCAACGGCCACCGACGGCACCAGGGTGCGCTCGTGGCTCGTGTTGCCGGACGGCGACACCCCTGCACCGCTTCTGCTGTGGATTCACGGCGGTCCACTCGGCAGCTGGAACGTCTGGTCGTGGCGATGGAATCCGTGGCTGCTGGCCGCACGAGGATATGCTTTGTTGCTTCCTGATCCCGGTCTGTCGACCGGCTATGGACAGGAGTTCATCCAGCGGGGGTGGGGAGCGTGGGGCAGCGCCCCATATGACGATCTGATGGCTGCCACCGACGCCGCGTGCGCGCATCCCCGCGTGGATGCCGACCGGACCGCGGCGATGGGCGGATCGTTCGGCGGCTACATGGCCAATTGGGTTGCCGGACACACGGACCGGTTCGACGCCATCGTCACCCACGCGAGCCTGTGGGCGCTCGACCAGTTCGGCGTCACCACCGATGCGTCGTACTACTGGATGCGGGAGATGACACCGGAAATGGCCGCGGCAAACTCGCCTCACAATCATGTCGGTGAGATAGCTACCCCGATGCTGGTCATCCACGGGGACAAGGACTATCGCGTGCCGATCGGGGAAGCCCTGCGCCTCTGGTTCCAACTGCTCACCGAATCGCGATTGCCCGCCGCCAACGACGGCACCAGTCCGCACCAGTTCCTCTTCTTCCCGTCGGAAAACCACTGGGTTCTGAGCCCGCAGCACGCCAAGGTCTGGTACCAGGTGGTGACCGCGTTCCTGAGCCGCCACGTCCTCGGTGAGGACATCGAACTGCCTGAGGTGCTCGGGTAG
- a CDS encoding winged helix-turn-helix transcriptional regulator gives MTSAPSVALAELPGRPCPIAAALELVGERWALLVVREIALGATHFTDIVRGTGAPRDRIAARLKALQSAGAVARSQYQSAPPRYEYRLTESGEALIPVLDALLDWGKVHAVALDDPDRRRHYPSMTKSKDKR, from the coding sequence ATGACCTCAGCGCCATCCGTGGCCTTGGCCGAGCTTCCGGGTCGGCCGTGCCCGATCGCGGCGGCGCTGGAACTCGTCGGCGAGCGCTGGGCGCTACTCGTCGTTCGCGAGATCGCGCTCGGAGCCACCCACTTCACCGACATCGTGCGGGGCACTGGCGCACCCCGCGACCGCATCGCGGCCAGGTTGAAGGCCCTGCAGAGCGCCGGCGCCGTCGCCCGGTCGCAATACCAAAGTGCTCCTCCGCGTTACGAGTACCGGCTGACCGAATCCGGCGAGGCACTGATACCCGTCCTGGATGCCTTGCTCGACTGGGGCAAGGTGCACGCCGTAGCCCTCGACGACCCCGATCGCCGACGCCACTACCCGTCGATGACCAAATCGAAGGACAAGCGATGA
- a CDS encoding PaaI family thioesterase — MTAELTDTRADWGPQRSKTITWHEPGPSTAKGLTMAGLDYLQAMADGRLPPPPIGGLMDFGIVEVENGRVVFTCRPDESAYNPIGAIHGGLICTLLDSVTGCAVHSTLPAGKGYTTIEIKVNYLKAVRLTSGLLSATGTVVKSGSRVGFSEGVVTDESGAIVATASSTLLVFDL, encoded by the coding sequence ATGACCGCAGAACTGACCGATACCCGGGCCGACTGGGGGCCGCAGCGCTCGAAGACCATCACGTGGCACGAGCCGGGCCCGAGCACCGCCAAGGGGCTGACGATGGCGGGCCTCGATTACCTGCAGGCGATGGCCGACGGCCGTTTACCCCCGCCGCCGATCGGTGGGCTGATGGACTTCGGGATCGTCGAGGTCGAAAACGGTCGGGTCGTATTCACTTGCCGGCCAGACGAATCCGCCTACAACCCGATCGGTGCGATTCACGGCGGGCTGATCTGCACGCTGCTGGACTCGGTGACTGGCTGCGCCGTCCACAGCACCCTGCCTGCGGGCAAGGGCTACACCACGATCGAGATCAAGGTGAACTACCTCAAGGCGGTCCGGCTGACCAGCGGCCTGCTGAGCGCCACCGGCACGGTGGTGAAGTCCGGATCGCGCGTGGGATTCTCCGAAGGCGTCGTGACCGACGAGTCGGGCGCGATTGTCGCCACGGCCTCCAGCACACTTCTCGTCTTCGACCTGTAG